A section of the Candidatus Methylomirabilis sp. genome encodes:
- a CDS encoding Ig-like domain-containing protein has protein sequence MIAVLARLALPLALSLALAWPPSAVAQEDHHQKVRAALQVLRGEGPLEEKQKALRLLACTTDEVTVGAVTDALLRDPSEELRRAAAAALDCTLLSRLKGLPELASALASDRADLVRLEAARTLRRIEHRGALEALERAVRDDPTPQVRRDAARHADELRRVLEQAPRVSALSAPGRPDPPIDFPIDETIILAFDVPVNPLTVLPGTVRLSDVAGNRIPVLVRPDLLRGLRLTLTPATTLAPNTPYTVVVDPAVEDARGEPLPAPVRFTFLTEVRPWLKVTAVRTARAEIPPDFVISVRFNRPVDPTTVTSDSFQVTIQETGELYGGTIRLSRDRRVIFFTPSRPFPLRRTVSVTLTPDLADTGGNPLEKPFTTAWPVRAGAKI, from the coding sequence GTGATCGCCGTGCTCGCCCGCCTGGCCCTTCCCCTCGCGCTCTCCCTCGCCCTGGCCTGGCCTCCGAGCGCCGTCGCCCAGGAAGACCATCACCAGAAGGTCCGGGCTGCCCTGCAGGTCCTCCGGGGGGAGGGGCCCCTCGAGGAGAAGCAGAAGGCCCTCCGCCTCCTGGCCTGCACGACCGATGAGGTGACGGTGGGGGCGGTGACGGACGCCCTGCTGCGGGACCCGAGCGAGGAGCTCCGGCGGGCGGCCGCCGCGGCCCTGGACTGCACCCTCCTCTCCCGCCTGAAGGGGCTGCCGGAGCTGGCCTCGGCCCTGGCCTCCGATCGCGCCGACCTAGTCCGGCTGGAGGCGGCGCGGACGCTCCGGAGGATCGAGCATCGGGGGGCGCTCGAGGCGCTCGAGCGGGCGGTCCGGGACGATCCCACGCCGCAGGTCCGCCGGGATGCCGCCCGGCACGCCGACGAGCTGCGGCGGGTGTTGGAGCAGGCTCCCCGGGTCTCGGCCCTCAGCGCCCCGGGGCGTCCCGACCCCCCGATCGACTTCCCGATTGACGAGACCATCATCCTCGCCTTCGACGTCCCCGTGAATCCCCTCACGGTCCTTCCGGGGACGGTGAGGCTCAGCGATGTGGCCGGGAACCGGATCCCGGTCCTGGTCCGCCCCGACCTCCTCCGTGGGCTGCGCTTGACCCTCACGCCGGCCACCACGCTCGCGCCCAACACCCCCTATACGGTGGTGGTGGACCCGGCCGTAGAGGACGCGCGCGGGGAGCCGCTCCCCGCCCCTGTCCGGTTCACCTTCCTGACGGAGGTCCGGCCCTGGCTCAAGGTGACGGCAGTCCGGACCGCCCGCGCGGAGATCCCCCCCGACTTCGTGATCTCGGTGCGCTTCAACCGGCCCGTGGATCCGACCACGGTCACTTCCGACTCGTTCCAGGTCACGATCCAGGAGACCGGGGAGCTATACGGGGGAACCATCCGGCTCTCCCGGGACCGCCGGGTGATCTTCTTCACTCCGAGCCGGCCCTTTCCGCTCCGCCGCACCGTGAGCGTGACCCTGACCCCCGACCTCGCCGACACGGGGGGCAATCCGCTGGAGAAGCCGTTCACCACCGCCTGGCCGGTCCGGGCCGGGGCCAAGATCTAG